The following coding sequences are from one Humulus lupulus chromosome X, drHumLupu1.1, whole genome shotgun sequence window:
- the LOC133804243 gene encoding RING-H2 finger protein ATL11-like codes for MITNRKYGGWIHYGHGDNKRAALVFLLHLLILTFMPLRAAAQSGDPPPPYLYGPTRPQRVDLKMAIVMVLLVTVFFVLGFLSVYTRQCTQDRFRGADEITLGYVGNSWTARGLDPEIIDTFPTFVYSTVKGLKLGKGALECAVCLNEFEDNETLRLIPKCDHVFHPECIDAWLVSNSTCPVCRANLVPKPGETHRGRTLADVLNPNNDSGQLEPIPTTDEPRQNRQVSVRIVTDDPSRQEKSPEISLINPSEDGTTTQNRTPRSRSTGFGPPRSRSTGWRLSGIFSRSHSTSRLLVRPGENQERFTLRLPEEIRIQLVNSTLSRTKSSETALQRVSSSRRGYRSVSAGFGRWKDNSSYQRFESTGQPDRWVFSVVPPFVSRPGSATSLKGSSTEGDDVAALSKAASSKSKEPPSDHLYRGRDDVGERSSAPLRLYDQI; via the coding sequence ATGATTACTAACCGAAAGTACGGAGGTTGGATTCATTATGGCCACGGAGACAACAAAAGGGCGGCGCTTGTCTTCCTTCTGCATCTTCTAATCCTCACGTTCATGCCTCTACGCGCCGCCGCACAGAGCGGAGATCCTCCGCCTCCGTATCTATATGGGCCGACCCGACCGCAAAGAGTTGACCTCAAGATGGCCATCGTTATGGTTCTTCTTGTCACGGTCTTCTTCGTACTGGGGTTCCTCTCCGTTTATACCCGCCAATGCACTCAAGACCGGTTTCGAGGCGCCGATGAAATCACACTCGGTTATGTTGGAAACTCGTGGACAGCACGTGGACTGGACCCAGAAATCATAGACACGTTTCCCACGTTCGTGTACTCCACCGTGAAAGGGCTAAAACTCGGCAAGGGAGCTTTGGAATGCGCCGTCTGCCTCAACGAGTTCGAGGACAACGAAACGCTGCGTTTGATCCCCAAGTGCGACCATGTGTTCCACCCTGAATGCATCGACGCCTGGCTCGTTTCTAACTCGACGTGTCCCGTCTGCCGTGCCAACCTGGTTCCTAAACCGGGCGAGACCCACCGCGGTCGCACCCTCGCAGATGTTCTCAACCCGAATAACGACTCGGGTCAACTCGAACCGATACCGACAACCGATGAGCCGAGACAGAATCGTCAAGTCTCAGTACGGATTGTGACAGACGATCCGAGCAGGCAGGAGAAGTCACCAGAGATTAGTTTGATTAATCCGAGCGAAGATGGAACGACGACTCAGAATCGTACGCCGAGATCAAGATCGACAGGGTTCGGTCCTCCTAGATCGAGGTCAACCGGGTGGCGGCTCAGTGGGATATTTTCAAGGTCACACTCGACCAGCCGCTTGCTGGTTCGGCCGGGTGAAAACCAGGAACGCTTCACGCTAAGGTTACCAGAGGAGATAAGGATACAGCTGGTGAATTCGACCCTGAGCCGGACCAAGAGTAGCGAAACGGCGCTTCAGAGGGTCAGCAGTTCCAGGAGGGGTTACCGGAGTGTGAGTGCAGGGTTTGGTCGCTGGAAAGATAACTCTTCTTACCAACGGTTTGAAAGTACTGGGCAGCCGGACCGGTGGGTTTTCTCAGTAGTTCCGCCATTTGTTTCACGGCCCGGTTCAGCTACGTCGTTGAAGGGTTCATCGACAGAAGGCGATGACGTGGCAGCTCTTTCGAAGGCGGCTTCGTCAAAATCCAAAGAACCACCGTCCGATCATTTGTACAGAGGGAGGGACGACGTGGGTGAAAGGTCATCTGCTCCGCTCCGGCTGTATGATCAAATTTAG